In Fusobacterium simiae, a single genomic region encodes these proteins:
- a CDS encoding heavy metal translocating P-type ATPase, whose translation MKNDNLLACEIVHRLRGRIRIKSNAFKYIGNSLKLEIEKQLLQVKYIESAKITIITGTILIYFEDISLSEQNLISLIQNTLNSHIFEICKNEKIEKSSKYVIERKLQEESPKEIMKKIVATAGLLGYNLFFKSKNSVALTGIRRFLNYNTLSTLALAMPVLKNGINSLIKNKRPNADTLSSSAIISSILLGKESAALTIMFLEEVSELLTVYTMEKTRGVIKDMLSVGENYVWKEISEDNVKRVPIEEIQKDDIIVVQTGEKISVDGKIIRGEALIDQSSITGEYMPIKKSKGDEVYAGTIIKNGNISIIAEKVGDDRTVSRIIKLVEDANSNKADIQNYADTFSAQLIPLNFILAGIVYASTRSITKAMSMLVIDYSCGIRLSTAVAFSAAINTAAKNGILVKGSNFIEELSKAETVIFDKTGTITEGKPKVQSIEVFNDNISENEMIGLAGAAEEQSSHPLATAIISEIKDRGIEIPKHNKIKTVVSRGVETKIGKGKEASIIRVGSKKYMLENNIDLTLVTDAERGIISRGEIGLYVAQNEKIIGLIGVSDPPRENIKKAINRLRNYGVDDIVLLTGDLRQQAETIASRMSMDRYESELLPEDKAKNILKFQSKGSNVIMIGDGVNDAPALSYANVGVALGSTRTDVAMEAADITITQDNPLLVPGVIGLSKNTVKTIKENFAMVIGLNTFALVLGATGILAPIYASVLHNSTTILVVMNSLKLLKYEIKTN comes from the coding sequence ATGAAAAATGATAATTTACTCGCTTGTGAGATTGTACATAGACTTAGAGGAAGAATACGTATAAAAAGCAATGCTTTTAAATATATTGGAAATTCTTTAAAGTTAGAGATTGAAAAACAATTATTACAAGTAAAATATATTGAAAGTGCTAAAATAACTATAATTACTGGAACTATCCTTATATATTTTGAAGATATTTCTTTAAGTGAACAAAATTTAATAAGCCTTATACAAAATACACTTAATTCACATATATTTGAAATATGTAAGAATGAAAAAATTGAAAAGTCTTCTAAATATGTAATTGAAAGAAAATTACAAGAAGAATCTCCAAAAGAGATTATGAAAAAAATAGTTGCAACAGCAGGTCTTTTAGGATATAATCTGTTTTTTAAATCAAAAAATTCTGTAGCACTTACTGGAATTAGAAGATTTTTAAACTATAATACCCTATCAACACTAGCTCTTGCTATGCCAGTTTTAAAAAATGGAATAAATTCTCTTATTAAAAATAAAAGACCTAATGCAGATACTTTAAGTTCAAGTGCAATAATAAGTAGTATACTTCTTGGAAAAGAAAGTGCAGCATTGACTATAATGTTCTTGGAAGAAGTTTCAGAACTTTTAACAGTTTATACTATGGAAAAAACTCGTGGTGTTATTAAAGATATGTTAAGTGTTGGAGAAAATTACGTTTGGAAAGAAATTTCTGAAGATAATGTAAAAAGAGTTCCAATAGAAGAAATTCAAAAAGATGATATCATAGTTGTACAAACAGGAGAAAAGATAAGTGTCGATGGAAAGATAATAAGAGGAGAAGCATTAATAGACCAATCTTCAATCACTGGTGAATATATGCCAATTAAAAAATCTAAAGGTGATGAAGTTTATGCAGGAACCATCATTAAAAATGGTAATATCAGTATTATTGCAGAAAAGGTTGGGGATGACAGAACTGTTTCAAGAATCATCAAACTTGTTGAAGATGCAAATTCCAATAAGGCAGATATACAAAATTATGCTGATACTTTCTCAGCTCAACTTATACCATTGAACTTTATCTTAGCAGGTATAGTTTATGCAAGTACAAGAAGTATTACAAAAGCTATGAGTATGCTTGTTATAGATTATTCTTGTGGTATTAGACTTTCAACAGCAGTAGCTTTCTCAGCTGCAATAAACACTGCTGCTAAAAATGGAATTTTAGTTAAAGGTAGCAACTTTATTGAAGAATTATCCAAAGCGGAAACTGTAATATTTGACAAGACAGGAACTATTACGGAAGGAAAACCAAAAGTACAGAGTATAGAAGTTTTCAATGATAATATATCTGAAAATGAAATGATAGGACTTGCAGGAGCAGCAGAAGAACAATCTTCTCATCCATTGGCTACTGCAATAATATCTGAAATTAAAGATAGAGGAATAGAAATACCTAAACATAATAAAATAAAAACTGTTGTAAGTCGTGGAGTTGAAACAAAAATAGGTAAAGGTAAAGAAGCTTCAATTATAAGGGTTGGAAGTAAGAAATATATGCTTGAAAATAATATAGATTTAACATTAGTAACAGATGCTGAAAGAGGTATTATTTCAAGAGGAGAAATTGGTCTTTATGTTGCACAAAATGAAAAAATTATAGGACTTATTGGAGTTTCTGACCCACCAAGAGAAAATATTAAAAAAGCTATAAATAGACTTAGAAATTATGGTGTTGATGATATAGTTCTATTGACAGGTGATTTAAGACAACAAGCTGAAACTATTGCTTCAAGAATGTCAATGGATAGATATGAATCAGAATTATTACCAGAAGACAAAGCTAAAAATATTTTGAAATTTCAATCAAAGGGTTCTAATGTAATTATGATAGGTGATGGTGTAAATGATGCTCCTGCTCTGTCTTATGCAAATGTTGGAGTAGCTCTAGGAAGTACAAGAACTGATGTTGCTATGGAAGCAGCAGATATAACTATCACACAAGATAATCCTCTTTTAGTTCCAGGAGTAATAGGACTTTCAAAAAATACAGTTAAGACTATAAAAGAAAATTTTGCTATGGTTATAGGACTTAATACTTTTGCCTTAGTCTTAGGGGCAACTGGAATACTTGCACCAATTTATGCATCTGTTTTACATAATTCAACAACTATATTAGTTGTTATGAATTCATTAAAATTATTAAAATATGAAATAAAAACTAATTAG
- a CDS encoding HMA2 domain-containing protein, with the protein MLKNILKQTYLMFNQVKVIHSIPGRIRLFIPSLDNFPEQMKKYEHYMTAIIKLKNGIKSVEYSYLTSKILIEYDKMKLKEQDIVDWLNKIWKIIVDNEDVYQGMSVDDVEKNVKRFYEMLKSELEGRK; encoded by the coding sequence ATGTTAAAAAATATCTTAAAACAAACTTATTTAATGTTTAACCAAGTAAAAGTTATACATAGTATTCCTGGTAGAATAAGGCTTTTTATTCCGTCTCTTGACAACTTTCCTGAACAAATGAAGAAATATGAACATTATATGACTGCTATCATAAAATTAAAAAATGGTATAAAATCTGTTGAATACTCTTATTTAACAAGCAAAATTTTAATAGAATATGATAAAATGAAATTAAAAGAACAAGACATAGTTGATTGGCTAAATAAAATTTGGAAAATCATTGTTGATAATGAAGATGTTTATCAGGGAATGTCAGTTGATGATGTTGAAAAAAATGTAAAAAGATTTTATGAAATGTTAAAGAGTGAATTAGAAGGGAGAAAATAA